One window from the genome of Lentibacillus daqui encodes:
- the comGC gene encoding competence type IV pilus major pilin ComGC — protein MFKNQKGFTLIEMLIVLMIISVLIILIVPNLATKSKEVNNKGCDALVNVVQSQIDSYYVDNKSYPSSINDLVKEDYITTKQTKCPNKHTLTIDGGKVKESR, from the coding sequence ATGTTTAAAAATCAAAAAGGGTTTACCTTAATCGAGATGTTAATCGTTTTGATGATCATTTCGGTACTAATCATTTTGATCGTGCCCAATTTGGCAACGAAAAGTAAAGAAGTTAATAACAAAGGCTGTGATGCATTAGTCAACGTTGTTCAATCGCAAATTGATTCCTATTATGTAGATAATAAAAGTTATCCTTCCAGTATCAATGATTTGGTTAAAGAAGATTATATTACTACAAAACAAACAAAATGTCCGAATAAACATACGCTTACAATTGACGGCGGGAAAGTAAAGGAATCCAGATAG
- a CDS encoding type II secretion system protein, whose product MLKNCKGFTLIEVLGAFGIVMMIATTLLPIMHIVHKEEEVLSERRQYTNQLHDELQAYLWEGHDLLPPISFAKTNNSTTLFYDFTNEDHLVKGCVKWTNVKAKQETVCLYGYPAE is encoded by the coding sequence ATGTTGAAAAACTGTAAAGGATTCACACTCATTGAGGTACTGGGAGCATTTGGTATCGTCATGATGATTGCCACAACACTCCTGCCAATTATGCATATCGTTCATAAGGAAGAGGAAGTATTAAGTGAACGCCGGCAGTATACCAACCAATTACATGATGAGCTGCAAGCCTATTTGTGGGAGGGGCATGATCTTCTCCCTCCCATTTCTTTTGCCAAAACTAATAATAGTACAACTTTGTTTTATGATTTTACAAACGAGGATCATTTAGTTAAAGGATGTGTCAAATGGACCAATGTTAAAGCAAAACAAGAGACTGTCTGCTTATATGGCTATCCGGCGGAATAA
- a CDS encoding ComGF family competence protein, whose translation MLKQNKRLSAYMAIRRNKNKNGFTFITLLVTITILFTTLPFTAYFLQSIDPYSHDQERAIQQFFYFLRDDVLQATDYAVTPTKLTLKDKNQTTITIEQYQNLIRRQVKGKGHEIYLREVKKVLFEKLPYGIKVSITSAQGETYEKSIMFYQ comes from the coding sequence ATGTTAAAGCAAAACAAGAGACTGTCTGCTTATATGGCTATCCGGCGGAATAAAAATAAGAATGGATTTACTTTTATTACATTACTGGTTACGATCACCATTTTATTTACGACCCTTCCCTTTACCGCATATTTTTTACAATCCATTGATCCGTATTCCCATGATCAAGAACGTGCGATCCAGCAATTTTTTTATTTTTTGCGTGACGATGTTTTACAGGCAACTGACTATGCGGTCACACCAACCAAACTGACATTGAAAGATAAAAACCAAACGACCATAACCATTGAGCAATATCAAAATCTCATCAGACGCCAAGTAAAAGGGAAAGGACATGAAATATACCTGCGTGAGGTCAAAAAGGTTTTGTTCGAGAAGCTCCCCTATGGTATTAAAGTTTCTATTACATCAGCACAAGGAGAGACGTATGAAAAATCGATCATGTTTTACCAATAA
- a CDS encoding DUF2626 domain-containing protein, whose protein sequence is MDRMFRVLAFWTGIFTVMFYIGGMEKTALLFLVQTAFFLTVGYLKLSERMYMYLFGAYCTIFMVGFTWYSNFILVPGFE, encoded by the coding sequence ATGGATCGTATGTTTCGTGTCCTCGCTTTTTGGACAGGAATATTTACCGTAATGTTCTACATAGGCGGAATGGAAAAAACCGCATTATTATTCCTGGTTCAAACTGCATTTTTCCTTACAGTTGGCTACTTGAAATTGTCTGAACGCATGTATATGTATTTATTCGGAGCTTATTGTACCATCTTTATGGTCGGTTTCACCTGGTATTCAAACTTTATCCTTGTACCAGGTTTTGAATAA
- a CDS encoding YqhG family protein, producing the protein MAIENLNEFLVRYFTANDCRMLQNKDGVLTVQLTEEMDKALMNRPFYWHYIKKMGNQGAPMQLTLITNPEKQDEKGEWIHYGSPRLQQIFKHLKTNEKYTKLFQQLDTTTKTALYPWLVLNTKISYIGKQKKDELLSIGLHLVNGMMKFSMMDHLQQLPLQLTISDYCFTISPLIRLKSGFSRIESVIDDHIKRQNNDWAEESIKTLKEESAMLKHFYQNVTDDEQTIQMEKELQEIKERYQPKVSYEIINGGIFYLAEGTIK; encoded by the coding sequence ATGGCAATTGAAAACCTCAATGAATTTTTAGTCCGCTATTTTACAGCAAACGACTGCCGTATGTTACAAAATAAAGATGGTGTCTTAACCGTACAATTAACGGAAGAAATGGACAAAGCGTTAATGAACCGGCCGTTTTACTGGCACTATATCAAGAAGATGGGAAATCAAGGTGCCCCTATGCAACTGACACTCATTACCAATCCGGAAAAACAGGATGAAAAAGGGGAATGGATCCATTATGGCAGCCCAAGACTTCAACAAATTTTCAAGCATCTGAAAACAAATGAAAAATATACCAAACTATTTCAACAGCTTGATACAACAACTAAAACAGCACTTTATCCATGGCTTGTTTTAAATACGAAGATCAGTTACATTGGAAAACAAAAAAAGGATGAGTTGCTGTCAATTGGGCTTCACCTGGTCAACGGCATGATGAAGTTTTCTATGATGGATCATTTGCAACAATTGCCACTACAATTAACAATTTCTGATTACTGTTTTACCATTTCTCCGTTAATCAGGTTGAAAAGTGGTTTTTCACGGATTGAATCAGTTATTGATGATCACATCAAACGGCAGAACAATGATTGGGCTGAAGAATCAATAAAAACCTTGAAGGAAGAAAGTGCCATGTTGAAACATTTTTATCAGAATGTTACCGATGACGAACAAACAATTCAAATGGAAAAAGAATTACAAGAAATAAAAGAACGATACCAGCCAAAAGTATCCTATGAGATAATTAATGGAGGAATTTTTTATTTGGCAGAAGGGACCATTAAATGA
- a CDS encoding DEAD/DEAH box helicase, giving the protein MQEIQLERDTTFIDNLQTCLDKETGLSHWELFQMAYEAETTTMTPTFNGLRALTYLPHVNFLQHQISCAEQVVEEMNGRAILADEVGLGKTIEAGLILKEYMIRGLVKKALILVPASLVNQWEKELNSKFYIPAIGHRKNYSWKQCDILISSIDTAKRSPHREEILDIDYDFILIDEAHKLKNHKTKNYAFVRSLKKKYCLLLTATPVQNQLVEIFNLVSILKPGHLGNYESFLEQYGKDRKQINQDTYLKQLIQKVMIRNTRNETDLNNTKRHIETIWVDFSKEEYDFYQELDQVQFTASFAKITLLREICSSREACYLSLQKMAMNEHADELFHHLAGKIEQLPHHAKAEKVVELIQQHPDEKVIIFTEYRATQLYLQWYLKQSNITSVPFRGGFKRSKKDWMRQLFQNHAQVLIATEAGGEGINLQFCNYMINYDLPWNPMRLEQRIGRIHRYGQEKDVHIYNFAIRNTVEEHIMTLLYEKINLFESVIGNLDAILSELSISDLETEIQSIFSESTSTGEAKIKLDNLSSVIQYKHENPISEEQQYGN; this is encoded by the coding sequence ATGCAGGAGATACAACTGGAAAGAGACACTACATTTATCGATAACCTACAAACATGCCTTGATAAGGAAACTGGTCTTTCTCATTGGGAATTATTTCAAATGGCGTATGAGGCAGAGACAACAACAATGACGCCAACATTCAATGGTTTACGGGCGCTGACATATCTTCCACATGTAAACTTTTTGCAACATCAGATTTCCTGCGCAGAACAAGTAGTTGAAGAAATGAACGGAAGGGCGATCCTTGCCGATGAAGTGGGGCTGGGAAAAACGATTGAGGCAGGGCTTATTTTGAAAGAATATATGATTCGCGGTTTAGTAAAGAAGGCGTTAATTCTTGTACCCGCTTCCCTTGTCAATCAATGGGAGAAGGAATTGAATAGCAAGTTTTATATCCCTGCGATTGGGCATCGAAAAAACTATTCCTGGAAACAATGTGATATTCTTATCTCTTCTATTGATACGGCAAAACGTTCCCCACATCGGGAAGAGATCCTGGACATTGATTATGATTTTATTCTCATTGACGAGGCCCATAAATTAAAAAATCATAAGACAAAAAACTACGCATTTGTTCGTTCCTTAAAAAAGAAATATTGTTTACTACTAACCGCAACACCGGTACAAAACCAACTTGTCGAGATTTTCAATTTGGTATCCATTCTCAAACCCGGTCATTTAGGAAATTATGAATCTTTCCTTGAACAATATGGAAAGGATCGGAAGCAAATTAATCAGGATACCTATCTGAAACAATTGATTCAAAAAGTTATGATTCGTAATACAAGAAATGAAACAGACCTGAACAATACAAAACGGCATATTGAGACGATCTGGGTTGATTTTTCCAAAGAGGAATACGATTTTTATCAGGAATTGGATCAAGTTCAATTCACCGCCTCATTTGCGAAAATTACTTTATTACGGGAAATCTGTTCGTCAAGAGAAGCCTGTTATTTATCTTTGCAAAAAATGGCAATGAATGAACACGCTGACGAACTCTTTCACCATCTCGCAGGGAAAATCGAACAGCTTCCCCATCACGCCAAGGCGGAAAAGGTGGTTGAGTTAATTCAACAACATCCAGATGAAAAAGTGATAATTTTTACAGAATACCGGGCAACACAACTCTATTTACAATGGTATCTAAAACAAAGTAACATCACTTCCGTCCCTTTTCGTGGCGGGTTTAAGCGTAGTAAAAAGGATTGGATGCGGCAGTTATTTCAAAATCATGCCCAGGTACTAATTGCCACGGAGGCAGGTGGTGAAGGGATTAACCTGCAGTTTTGCAACTATATGATTAATTATGATTTGCCGTGGAACCCAATGCGGCTGGAACAACGTATTGGCCGGATTCATCGATATGGTCAGGAAAAAGATGTCCACATTTACAATTTTGCAATTCGTAATACGGTGGAAGAACATATTATGACCTTATTATATGAGAAGATTAATCTATTTGAATCAGTCATCGGTAATTTGGATGCCATCCTTTCCGAATTAAGCATTAGCGATTTGGAGACAGAGATCCAGTCCATTTTTTCCGAATCCACTTCGACTGGGGAGGCAAAAATTAAATTGGATAATCTTTCTTCAGTTATTCAGTATAAACATGAAAATCCGATTAGCGAGGAACAGCAATATGGCAATTGA
- the gcvT gene encoding glycine cleavage system aminomethyltransferase GcvT yields MSELKKTPLFPEYEKYGAKTVDFGGWDLPVQFSSIKHEHQTTRTKAGLFDVSHMGEIVVKGEQSLAFLQKVMTNDIAKLVPGRAQYTIMCYENGGTVDDLIVYMIDVNHYLLVVNAANTDKDYQWLVKNNAEDVTVTNESAAYVQLALQGPLAQEILQPLTGTDLSGIKPFRFANPVYFSGIKSGAIVSRTGYTGEDGFEIYIAAKEGRALWQLIMNAGSDKGLEPIGLGARDTLRFEANLALYGQELSETITPIEAGLGFAVKPNKEADFIGKSVLQKQKEEGPARKLVGIEMIDKGIPRHGYQVFADDKEIGFVTSGTQSPTLQKNVGLALLQAEYATVGTKVQIQVRKRALQAVIVATPFYKRAK; encoded by the coding sequence GTGAGTGAATTAAAGAAGACCCCGTTGTTTCCGGAGTATGAAAAATACGGGGCGAAGACAGTCGATTTTGGAGGCTGGGATTTACCGGTGCAATTTTCCAGTATTAAGCATGAGCATCAGACAACAAGAACAAAGGCAGGTTTATTTGATGTATCCCATATGGGTGAGATAGTTGTTAAAGGGGAACAGAGTCTGGCTTTCTTGCAAAAGGTGATGACAAACGATATTGCCAAACTTGTGCCCGGACGTGCACAGTATACGATTATGTGTTATGAAAATGGCGGAACAGTTGATGACCTAATCGTTTATATGATTGACGTCAATCATTATTTGCTTGTTGTGAACGCAGCTAATACAGATAAGGATTACCAGTGGCTTGTAAAAAACAATGCGGAAGATGTAACGGTTACCAACGAATCAGCAGCGTATGTTCAATTGGCATTGCAAGGGCCATTAGCGCAGGAAATTCTTCAACCGTTAACAGGTACAGATTTAAGCGGGATTAAACCTTTCCGATTTGCCAATCCAGTTTATTTTTCCGGGATCAAATCAGGTGCGATTGTTTCCAGAACCGGCTATACCGGCGAGGACGGATTTGAAATTTACATTGCTGCCAAAGAAGGTCGTGCATTATGGCAGCTGATCATGAACGCCGGTAGCGACAAGGGGTTGGAACCAATTGGTCTTGGTGCCAGAGATACATTAAGATTTGAGGCGAATTTGGCTTTATATGGTCAAGAATTATCTGAAACCATTACACCAATAGAGGCAGGCCTGGGATTTGCCGTTAAACCGAACAAAGAAGCTGATTTTATTGGGAAATCTGTATTACAAAAACAAAAAGAGGAAGGTCCTGCCAGAAAATTGGTTGGGATTGAGATGATCGATAAAGGGATACCAAGGCATGGTTATCAGGTTTTTGCTGATGACAAGGAAATTGGATTTGTGACATCGGGCACACAATCTCCAACATTGCAAAAAAATGTGGGTTTAGCATTATTACAGGCTGAATATGCAACTGTAGGTACAAAGGTTCAAATTCAGGTCAGGAAAAGAGCACTACAAGCGGTTATTGTCGCAACACCATTTTATAAACGTGCAAAATAG
- the gcvPA gene encoding aminomethyl-transferring glycine dehydrogenase subunit GcvPA: MEFRYLPMTEEDKQAMLEKIGVENTDALFSDIPEHVRFKRELQLKQPANESELKKELAGLAKQNANLQDHCSFLGAGVYDHFIPSVVDHVISRSEFYTAYTPYQPEISQGELQAIFEFQTMISELTGMPIANSSMYDGGTALAEAVTLSAGSTKKQKILVSKAVHPESREVITTYAKGQNLEIIEIDQYNGRTDLKQLANELDENTASVVMQYPNFFGQIEPLDEVETLIRQQKKTMFIVSSNPLALGYLTPPGEFGADIVVGDTQVFGIPAQFGGPHCGYFATTNKLMRKVPGRLVGQTIDENGQRGFVLTLQAREQHIRRDKATSNICSNQALNALASSVAMSSIGKHGIKQMAMLNMHKARYMKEQLEKKNIEIVTTGPFFNEFVIQLPGNVSTYNKQLLKKGFIGGYNLERSYPELTGQMLLAATEIRTKAEIDTFVKELGDIHGC; encoded by the coding sequence GTGGAATTTCGATATTTACCAATGACAGAAGAAGATAAACAGGCAATGCTTGAGAAAATTGGTGTAGAAAATACTGATGCATTATTTTCCGATATTCCGGAACACGTTCGATTTAAAAGGGAACTGCAGCTGAAGCAACCTGCAAATGAGTCGGAATTGAAAAAGGAATTGGCTGGTCTGGCAAAACAAAATGCGAATTTACAGGATCATTGTTCGTTTCTTGGGGCAGGTGTCTATGATCATTTTATCCCGTCTGTTGTCGACCATGTCATTTCCCGTTCTGAATTTTATACAGCATATACACCTTACCAGCCGGAGATCTCTCAGGGGGAATTGCAGGCAATCTTTGAATTTCAGACGATGATTTCTGAGTTAACCGGTATGCCGATTGCTAATTCATCCATGTATGATGGAGGAACAGCGTTGGCTGAAGCAGTAACATTGAGCGCGGGTTCAACCAAAAAGCAAAAAATTCTTGTATCCAAAGCAGTGCACCCCGAATCCCGGGAAGTAATTACTACCTATGCCAAAGGGCAAAATCTTGAGATCATCGAAATTGATCAATATAACGGCCGAACAGATTTAAAACAATTGGCGAATGAACTCGATGAAAATACAGCGAGTGTGGTGATGCAATATCCAAACTTTTTCGGTCAAATTGAACCATTGGATGAAGTGGAAACGTTGATTCGTCAGCAAAAGAAAACGATGTTCATTGTGTCCAGCAACCCTTTGGCATTGGGATATCTAACCCCGCCTGGAGAATTTGGTGCTGATATTGTCGTTGGGGATACGCAAGTTTTCGGCATACCTGCCCAGTTTGGCGGCCCGCATTGCGGCTATTTTGCAACAACAAACAAATTAATGCGCAAGGTTCCGGGCAGATTAGTTGGTCAAACGATAGATGAAAACGGCCAACGTGGTTTTGTCTTAACATTACAAGCAAGAGAACAGCACATCCGCCGTGACAAAGCAACCTCAAATATTTGTTCCAATCAGGCATTGAATGCACTGGCAAGTTCAGTAGCCATGAGTTCGATCGGCAAACACGGAATCAAACAAATGGCCATGTTGAATATGCATAAAGCACGGTACATGAAGGAACAGCTGGAAAAGAAAAACATTGAGATTGTCACGACTGGTCCTTTTTTCAATGAGTTTGTTATCCAATTGCCTGGTAATGTGTCAACATATAATAAACAATTATTGAAAAAAGGGTTCATCGGCGGCTATAATCTGGAACGGTCTTATCCTGAATTAACAGGACAGATGTTGCTTGCCGCTACAGAGATTCGTACAAAAGCGGAGATCGATACTTTTGTAAAAGAATTGGGGGATATTCATGGTTGCTAA
- the gcvPB gene encoding aminomethyl-transferring glycine dehydrogenase subunit GcvPB, whose amino-acid sequence MVAKDFPLIFERSKAGRTSYSLPALDVPEYDLQSEFDEQFIRQTPPELPEVSELDIIRHYTGLSNRNYGVDSGFYPLGSCTMKYNPKINEDVARLPGFSQIHPYQDPESVQGALAMMYDLQTALAEITGMHQVSLQPAAGAQGEWTGLMMIRAFHEANGDRKRTKVIVPDSAHGTNPASASVAGFEAVTVKSNEKGLVDLDDLKRVVGEDTAALMLTNPNTLGLFEVEILEMAKIVHDAGGKLYYDGANLNAIMGYTRPGDMGFDVVHLNLHKTFTGPHGGGGPGSGPVGVSDELAAFLPKPLLVKQNDKYMFDHDRPQSIGRVKPYYGNFGINLRAYTYIRTMGGEGLKKVSEFAVLNANYLMRRLADEYKLPYLQHCKHEFVLSGKDQKKLGVRTLDIAKRLLDYGYHPPTIYFPLNVEEGMMVEPTETESKETLDGFIDAMLAIAKEARDDPETVQEAPHTTVVKRMDETTAARKPVLRYQKE is encoded by the coding sequence ATGGTTGCTAAAGATTTTCCATTAATTTTTGAACGCAGTAAGGCAGGAAGAACGAGTTATAGTCTGCCAGCATTAGATGTACCGGAATATGATTTACAATCGGAATTCGATGAGCAATTCATCCGTCAGACACCGCCGGAATTGCCGGAAGTAAGCGAATTGGATATCATCCGGCATTATACCGGATTGTCCAATCGCAACTATGGTGTAGACTCAGGATTTTATCCACTCGGTTCGTGTACGATGAAATATAATCCGAAAATAAATGAAGATGTAGCCCGGCTGCCAGGCTTTAGCCAAATTCATCCATATCAAGATCCGGAAAGTGTTCAAGGTGCATTGGCCATGATGTATGATTTACAAACAGCATTAGCGGAAATCACCGGGATGCATCAGGTTTCATTACAGCCTGCTGCAGGTGCACAAGGGGAATGGACCGGGTTAATGATGATTCGTGCTTTTCATGAAGCAAATGGGGATAGGAAACGAACCAAGGTCATTGTCCCTGACTCCGCACATGGCACTAACCCTGCATCCGCATCTGTTGCAGGTTTTGAAGCGGTAACAGTAAAATCGAATGAAAAAGGTTTGGTAGATCTTGATGACTTAAAACGCGTGGTTGGTGAGGATACAGCAGCATTAATGCTGACAAACCCGAATACATTGGGGTTATTCGAAGTAGAGATTCTGGAAATGGCGAAAATTGTACATGATGCCGGTGGGAAACTGTACTACGATGGTGCCAATTTAAATGCCATTATGGGCTACACCAGACCAGGTGATATGGGATTTGATGTTGTTCATTTGAATTTGCATAAAACCTTTACCGGGCCACATGGCGGTGGAGGTCCAGGTTCGGGTCCGGTTGGAGTTTCAGATGAATTGGCCGCATTCCTGCCAAAACCGCTGCTTGTCAAACAAAACGACAAGTATATGTTTGACCACGATCGGCCACAATCAATTGGTCGGGTGAAGCCGTACTATGGTAATTTTGGGATTAATTTACGTGCATATACCTATATTCGGACTATGGGTGGTGAAGGGCTTAAAAAGGTTAGCGAATTTGCGGTATTAAATGCTAATTACCTGATGCGACGTTTGGCAGATGAATATAAATTGCCTTACCTACAGCACTGTAAGCATGAATTCGTGCTTTCCGGTAAAGATCAAAAGAAATTGGGAGTCAGAACCCTTGATATCGCTAAACGTCTGCTGGATTATGGGTATCATCCGCCAACCATTTATTTCCCGTTGAATGTGGAGGAAGGAATGATGGTTGAACCAACAGAAACAGAGTCGAAGGAAACATTGGATGGGTTCATTGATGCAATGCTTGCCATTGCCAAGGAAGCAAGAGATGATCCAGAGACCGTCCAAGAGGCACCACATACAACTGTTGTTAAGCGGATGGATGAAACAACCGCCGCACGAAAGCCGGTATTACGGTATCAAAAAGAATAA
- a CDS encoding rhodanese-like domain-containing protein, translating into MTILIIALVLIIAFMLFRYFRQRAYLKTLTEDQFKEGYRKAQLIDVREPQEFKKGHILGARNIPLTQMKQRLVELRKDKPVYLYCQNGTRSVRAAELLHKKGYQDVNQLKGGFKKWTGKIK; encoded by the coding sequence ATGACAATTCTCATTATTGCACTTGTGCTTATCATTGCATTTATGCTGTTTCGCTATTTCCGACAGCGAGCTTATTTAAAAACGCTAACCGAGGACCAGTTTAAGGAAGGGTATCGCAAAGCCCAATTAATCGATGTACGTGAGCCCCAGGAATTTAAAAAAGGGCATATACTTGGCGCAAGAAATATACCTTTAACGCAAATGAAACAACGTCTCGTTGAATTACGGAAGGATAAACCTGTCTACCTTTATTGCCAAAATGGAACACGATCCGTCCGGGCAGCAGAACTGCTTCATAAAAAAGGCTATCAAGACGTAAATCAACTCAAAGGCGGCTTTAAAAAATGGACAGGAAAGATTAAATAA